Proteins from a single region of Candidatus Cloacimonadota bacterium:
- a CDS encoding ferritin encodes MISKKLEEAINEQINKELYSEYLYLAMAAHFDSVDLPGFANFFKIQVQEERFHAMKFYDFLNERGGKVVLKKIDKPQTEFESPLDIFKISYKHEQYVSDLINKLMDLAIAENDHAVRSFLNWYVDEQVEEEASMSKVVNQLKWINGQGNGLLMLDKELATRVFTPPAK; translated from the coding sequence ATGATTTCAAAAAAATTGGAAGAAGCAATCAACGAACAAATTAACAAAGAACTGTATTCTGAATATCTTTATCTCGCAATGGCTGCGCATTTCGATTCTGTTGATCTACCCGGATTTGCAAATTTCTTCAAAATCCAAGTTCAGGAAGAAAGATTTCATGCAATGAAATTTTATGACTTTCTAAACGAACGAGGTGGAAAAGTTGTGCTGAAAAAAATCGATAAGCCCCAAACTGAATTTGAATCACCGTTGGATATTTTCAAAATTTCATACAAACATGAGCAATATGTTTCAGATTTAATTAACAAATTGATGGATTTGGCAATTGCGGAAAATGATCATGCGGTGAGAAGTTTTCTGAATTGGTATGTTGACGAGCAAGTAGAAGAAGAAGCATCTATGAGCAAAGTTGTGAATCAGTTGAAGTGGATAAACGGGCAAGGCAATGGTTTGCTGATGCTCGACAAAGAACTGGCAACAAGAGTATTTACTCCACCTGCTAAGTGA